GACTATGTGATTACTTCATCTTACAGTAGCCCAGTGGCATACATTGTTACGCCTACAGTGGTGTACAATAAACCTCCTCCTTTTTTTATAGGATAATTTTGGATTTTTTACACGCTCATATTTCACGATAATACATCGTGTATATGTTGTTGCACTCATACTAGTTGTGAAGTGTAATTAAAATAAAAAGCGTTTAGTCTCTCTTTTTAAGTGGTATTATATCCAGTCCTAATTTATCGCGCACTACTTGAGGAATTCTTATTTCTCTAAAAATCTAGTATCTCATATTTAAATTTCAAAATGAAAAAATTACCAGTTACCGTACTTAGCGGTTTTTTGGGTGCAGGTAAAACTACCTTGCTCAATCACATATTGCATAATAAACAAGGTCTTAAAGTCGCTGTAATCGTAAATGATATGAGCGAGGTAAATATAGATGCCCAGCTTGTAGAAAATGAAAATACCCTTTCTCGCACAGAAGAGAGACTTGTTGAAATGTCTAACGGTTGTATATGTTGCACCCTACGGGACGACCTAATGGTTGAGGTTGAAAAGCTAGCAAAAGAAGATAGATTTGATTACCTCCTCATAGAAAGTACCGGTATTTCTGAGCCCATACCAGTTGCACAAACCTTCAGTTTTGAAAGTGAAGATGGCAGTATTGACCTTAGCCGTTTTAGCTATGTAGATACCATGGTTACGGTAGTAGATGGCTTTAATTTTTTAAAAGATTTTTCTAGTCCTGATTACTTAACATCTCGTGATCTAACCGATATAGAGGGAGATACACGTACTATTGTAAACCTTCTAACAGATCAAGTAGAGTTTGCAAATGTTATTCTTCTTAATAAGACAGACCTCATTACCGAAGAGCAACTCAAGCAATTGTATGGCATCTTAACAAAGCTCAATCCTGGTGCAAAGATTATACCTACACATAACTCTAAGGTTCCATTAAAAGAGATTGTAGGTACAGGATTATTTGATTTTGAAGAGGCCGAAAATTCTGCTGGATGGTTACAAGAACTAGAAAATGAGCACATCCCAGAAACCGAAGAGTACGGTATAGGCTCTATGGTTTTTAGAAGTAAAAAACCATTTCACACAGAGCGCTTCTGGAAGTTTGCAACCTCTGGTTTTCCTGCAGATGTTATTAGGAGTAAAGGCTTATTCTGGATGTCATCACGACCTAAACAAGCGTTGATATGGAGCTCGGCCGGAGGCTCTCTTAAAACAGACCCTGCTGGTGTGTGGTGGGCATCAATGCCTTACACAGAGCGTATTAATTATGGAGCTTTTGTAGATAATCGTGAGTTGATAGAAAGCGATTGGCATCCTGCGTATGGAGATCGTAAAAATGAGCTCGTTTTTATTGCGATTAATATAGATCGAGATATCCTAACTAAGCAACTAGAAGCGTGTCTTCTCACTCCAGAAGAAGAGAAACTGTGGGAAGAAGGGAATCTGCCACTCACAGACCAGTGGCCTATACAAGCAATGGAATACACAAATTAGTATTTGTATGTCACAACGTTTATTACCATAAAATTAAGTGTTATATCATATAGTTAAAACATTTCAAAATGAGGCTACCTTTATTTACCATCATATTTCTAACTATACTTTTGTCGTCTTGTCAAAAGCAACCAAGAGAATCATATAATCCAAATTTGATTAAACGTAAGGAGATAAGCCAAGCATTCGGGGCAGATGTTTCTAATGTGTTGTTTGATCACTTATACGTTGTGGTAGATAGCATTACGTACTCGCAAGTAACTAGTGACAGCCAGTGGCAGGACACCTATGCTAGCTTAGATGTAGGTTTGCCTGATTTTGCTCCACTTTCTAATACCTCTGCTACTTGCTACATAAGAGGACATCAACACTCCATTGAGATATTGGGGCCTAACAATAGCTATGATGAGCCTATAGGGAAGAGTGGTATAGGATTTTCTCTTAAAAATAAAGGTGAGCATTTTCATTTAGGCGTTACACCAAAATTGAGAGCCTTAAGGGACTCCCTACTTACGGCTACCGAAACGGTAAAAATGAAAGTTAACGGACAAGATCATACGTGGTTTAAAGCATTTTATACACCTAGTCCAGGCACTGCATTGCATACTTGGTATGCGTTTTATAACCCTAAGTTTTTAGATCAATTAAGTGACGAAGAACATCCATCATATTTAAGAGAAGATTTTCTCGCATCTTCCTATGCAGATCATAAATTATTTCACGGCATTAATGAAATTAACTTGAAGTGCACTCAAGCAGATTTTAACAGGATTGCACAAGAGTTAGGATATCTTAAGAGTGAGTTGCTGGATAGAGAAGGTAATTTATATACCATTAAAAGTGGGGATGTAAAAATTGTACTTGAGCCGTCAAAAGACATAGCATATAGTCGTATCACAAAAATTACTTGCAAACTAAATAGTGCAGATAACAGTGTAAGTCAACTAGGAAATATCACAATAACAAACAGTGGTAAAGTCTCGACCTGGGACTTTAATGAGTTGCATTTACATTAAAATTAATAATAAAAATTAAATATTATGAAAAAACATACCACAACCCTATTATCATCGCTAGTACTTATTGCTTTTACGGTGACCTCATGTAAAGAAAATACAAGCAGTGTAAATGAGGCTTCTCCTGAGAGTGAAAAGCCTGCAGAAGTAGTCGCAAAAAAAATAACAATTAGTAAACTAGAAAACTCTCCCGCATATAGCGACGCTGTACTGAAGATAGAATCACCAAGCGCCGAAAACATAAAAACAGGCGAAACAGATTTTAATTTTAAAGTAGAAAATTACGAATTAGGCGCACAGACAGATAGTCCAAACGTACAACTTCTAGCAAACTCTGGTAAGGGGCAACACATTCATTTTATATTAAATAATGAGCCTTATTCTGCGCATTATGAGAGCGCTTTCGCGAAAGCGTTACCAGAAGGAACACATCACCTAGTTGCCTTTTTGAGTAGGTCATATCACGAGTCTGTAAAAAATGAAAACTCTGTAGTAGTAAAAAAACTTGTAGTCGGTGATTCTCCAGAAAATGAAACAGGTGTTAATGTAGAGGAGCCTACACTTATATATAGCCGTCCTAAGGGAACATACTCGGGTAAGGACACAGAGAACTTATTGCTAGACTTTTTTGTGCTTAATACAAAGCTATCAGAAAGCGGAAATAAAGTACGTGCTACTATTAATGGTGAGCAATTTGAAATTACAGAATGGGCACCACAAGTGATTAGAGGATTACCTATGGGAGAAGTAACTATAATGCTAGAATTAATAGATAGTAAAGGAAATGTCCTAGACGGCCCCTTCAATAAAGTGACACGTACGGTAGTGCTTAAAGAGTAACTTTAATTTTAAGCTCAATATTTTAAAAAGATTTATATGAAATCAAAAACTGTAGATAAGATTGCAATCATAAGCGCTGTTTGTTGCGCACTGCACTGTGCGCTATTACCTATTTTAATAGGTTTTACAGCCCTAGCTGGTTTGGCAATTTTCAAAAACCCGTGGATAGAATATGCTTTTATTATTTCCGGGATACTCCTAGCTTTTTTCTCATTAGGTAGAAGTTTGAGACTGCATCGCGATCATACACCAGCTAGAATGGCAACCATAGGTGTAGTTGTGTTACTCATAAGTAGATTACAAGTTGTACACGAGGTAGAGACTATTTTTACGGTTATTGGAGCGCTGTTTTTAGTGCTAGCCCACGTTAAAAACATACACGCAGTACATCGTCTTAGAGAACCTAGAATTGTAAGACAGTAAGGAAGCACTCTAATAATCGCCAACAACATGGAAATACATAGCTAGAAAACAGCAAATACACTTTTGCCAAAAAATAAAATTTAGATTTCAAGCACATATAATAGGATATTATTTAAAGAAATAAGGCAGCATAAATTATAGAATTGTATTTAAAACTACTTATTACAAAACTTAAAATCCTAGCAATCTACCTCTAACGAATCAACATTTTCAATATAGCTATAGTTTGATATCAACTGATATTTCAAAAAAATAAAAAACCCTGTAAATTATAAAATTACAGGGTTTTTACAACCTATTCTTGGACCTTCTACAACGAAAATAGAACTCTCATAATTTTTATTTAACGAATGTAAAAACCCCATCATTTTAATCTCCAACTAATCAATCCTTTTAAACTCATTATCAAAAAACTAGTTCGAACTATTGTCTTACATTCAAATTAAACTATTAAAAATAACGAGTTGCATAATCTATAAATTAGCCAATCGAATTTATTCTACATTTTCTCTATAATAAACTCTGACCTTCTATTAATTTGATGCTGCACTTCATCGCATTTCACTCCATTAGAACAATCATTAAGCAATTGCGTTTCTCCAAAACCTTGAGCAGACAATATTCTCTCTTTTGCTATCCCTTGTCTTATTAAGTAATTTTTGGTTGATATAGCTCTTCTTTGCGAGAGCTCCATATTATAATTATCATCTGCGCGGGCATCCGTATGAGATTCTATTCTAATCTCTATTGATGGTTGTTGAGACATCAGTGCTACAATCTTATTGAGCTCCATAGCAGCGTCCGGACGTATGTAGTCCTTATTGAGATCAAAGAATATAATTCCAACCTTAATTTTAAGTAGACCTCCATCTTCCACAATAAGCTCACTTAGCGTTTCTAGATCTAGTGGAACTATAGTTTCTGATGAGATACTAGAAGTAACAATCTTTTTTGAATTAGGAGTGTACCCTAATTTATTTACTTTTATATCATATTGCTCAGCACAGTCAAGGTCAAAATTAAAAACATAATCCCCATTCCTTTTACTTACGGTTTCAGAGAGCTTAACCCCATTCTCCCCATATAAAGAAACTGTAGCATCCGCTATACGCTCTTGCGTACGTCCGTTAATCACATACCCTTTAATAAGTTGTTTACAATCGTTTACAACATCTTCAGGAGCAATACGCTGTATTGCATAAATATCATCATCGCCTATTCCTCCTTCTCTGTTTGAACATACAAAACCTTGCTCTCCTTCTTCGTTAATAATGAAACCAAAATCATCTAGTTGACTATTGAGTGGTTTTCCTAAATTACGTGGAATTGAAAAAGTATTGTCATCTATATCACTCTCAAAAACATCTAATCCACCAACTCCTAAGTGTCCATCCGAAGCAAAGTACATCACTCCCTTTGCAATAAAAGGAAACATTTCTCTTCCTGATGTATTCACTTTAGGGCCTAGATTTCGAGGTGTAGAATATGTATTATCCCCCAATATATCTACTACAAATATATCTGTAGCGCCTATTGTACCTGGCATGTCTGACACAAAATAAAGTTTACTACCATCTTCACTAAGCGTAGGATGACCCGTAGAGTAATCCTTACTATTAAATGGCAGTTCACGCACATCACTCCAGTCGTCCTTTCTATCTAGACTGTCATTCCTAACCGCAGTATATAATTTAAGATGGCTAATTCCATCCTCTCCTCTTTTCAAATCTCCATCATAGTTATTTCTAGTAAAGTAAATACGATTACCATCATTAGTAAAAGCAATGGTAGCCTCGTGATATTTTGTATTTATAACCTTAGAAAATATTTTTTCTCTTTTTACTTCATTTTCGGCAGCATTAATCTGGCCTATATAAAAATCTAAAAATGGCTGATCGTTCCAATGATACCTTCTTTTGATATAATAAGACGTATCCACAGCAGATGAGTACACAAGTTTATTTCCATAATATGCAGGTCCAAAGTCTGAATACGCTGTATTTATTGATAAGTTTTTAAGTTCAAATTGCGCAGGAATCGCTAGCACATCTGCCAGAGTACGCTCTTTCTGGGCATAATCATCAATACGTTTATCATTTTTAGTTGACGCTTTCGCGAAAGCTTTCATCCATTTTTTTGCCGCTTTATTATCACCAATACCTTGAAGTGTATGTGCAAATCGAAATAAATACTCAGCATCGACTTCATCTCTATATTGACTCACAAGCAGATCATACCACTTATAAGCTTCCTCCATATCAGTATTGAAGTAATATGAATCTCCAGCCTTCTGCAGAAGAACCATAGAATTATCTCCTCTGTCTATTGCTTTCTCATAAACAGCTGCCGCTTCAACATAGCGCATTTGTTCAAATAGCTTATCTGCGTTTTTATATGTTTTCTGTGCAAAGAGAGAGACAGAAAAAAGTAGCAGAAGTATCGTAATATTCTTTGTCATTATTTATAATTTAAAAGAAACGAGGTGATTTAATTTTCTTCGTTTTTGAGATAAGATCAAATCTCATTGTAATCTCATGGCTTCCAGTATTAAATCGCTGTAATTCAGTAGTGGTATAATCATAAGAATACCCCACCAGTAGCTGTGGTGTTATTTGGAATCCAGCAAGACCACTTACAGAATCATCCCATCTATAAGAAAGCCCTAATCTTAACTTTTCATAGAACATAAAATTTGCAGATAAATCCACAATAAGCGGAGCTCCTGTAACACTCTTTACTAGGAAAGCTGGTTTAAATTTTGTCGTACTACTAAGATCTGTGACAATACCTCCTATTATAAATAAGTGAAGTCTTTCGGCAGCTACAGTTTGCTGTATATCATCATAGGTTTGATCTGTAAATAAATTTGGGATTGAGAACCCAAGATAGTTACGATCATTATGCCAGTAGACACCTGCTCCTAGAGTAGGTAAAAATTCGCTCACATTGTTTTGGAAAAGGACATCTTGACTTTGAGCATTACCCTTAGAAAAATCAATATCTAAGAAACGCCCACCTCCTTTTAACCCAAATGAAAGCTTACGAGTGTCTGAAGTCATTATCGTATATGAAAAATTAAGATCTAGATACGTTTCCTTAGAAGGACCAAGTTCATCATTTGCTATTGCCAGACCAAGACCTACATGTTCACCAATTGGAGTGTCTAAGGAAAAAGTCTGCGTCCTTGGAGCTCCATCAAGACCAACCCATTGCGATCTCAATACCCCAATCGCAGAAGCATGACCTCTAGATCCAGCATATGCTGGATTTACACTCAATGTATTGTACATATATTGTGTAAACTGGGGATCTTGCTGCGCAAATAGCGTTTGGAAGGATAGACCTACTAAACCCACTATTAATACTCTAAGCTTTACATTCATACTTTTTATTTTTAGTGCTTATACACCTTAAATTATCTGTTTATATATAACCATCCTGCACGACCTGAACTTCCATCATTAAGGTCTAAAAGATAATAATATGTTCCTACTGGCAGTTTCTCACCTCTTTCAACGGTTGCTCGACCATTTGAAGTACCATCAAAGTTATTTTGATAGTTTGCTTCTTCAAAAACAACATTACCCCATCTGTTATAAATGCGAAGAACATTGTTAGGATAATTTTGTAATCCTTGAATAACAAAGGTTTCATTTACACCATCGCCATTTGGAGAAATTTCATTGAATATTTCCAAATCTTGTTCTACATCCAATACTGTAATAGTAGGATCATCTGGTTCACCATCATTATTCTCATCATTATCTGTAGAGTTTGTAGGATCATCCGAAACATCTGTTACAATGGCTCCATTTGCAGTTCTTGCAGTTACAGTAGCTGTGTTTAAAACACTTCCGTTGGCCACATCCTCATTAGTAAGAACGTAACTAGCGCTGAATGTAGAACTGTCAGTCTCCCCTATTGCGAGATCAATTGGACCTCCATCTACCTCTACTAAGCTATCGTCGACACTTACGTCAAACAATGGTGTGTTACCTGTATTTGTCACAGTAAACATGTAATCAATACGGTCACCTTGATCTACTATATTATTGAGGTTGGTATCAATATATTCTCCCATTTTCTGTAAAGAAATATTAGCTACTTCAAACATTGTTACCGTAGGATCATCTCCCGCTCCTGTATCGTCTGCAGGATTAGCACTATCTGACACATCCGTAAGCGTCTGCCCCATTGCATCTATCGCACTTGCTTCTGCCGAGTTTATAATCATTCCTACCATGATATCATCTAGTGTAAGGACATATGCAGCTACTGCAATTCCACTTTCTCCAGGCTGCAATGTACTAGGCACAATAGGTAGGTTACTTACTCCGATTGTACTATCGTTTATTTCAACATTAGTGACTGTTACATTCCCAGTATTAGTAACTGTAAATGTGTACAAGATTTCATCTCCCACATCAACGGTGTTACTATTGTTCGTGTCTTGTAGCTGGGCTGCTTTTATTAAAGTAATACCTCCCATATCATCTATATCAAATACAACTGTATCTGTAGAGGTAACATCGTTATCAAATGGATCATTACCAATAGCCGTAGCTGTATTAGTAACACTTCCTGTATCAATATCCGCCTGTGTTAAGTTATAAGTAGCAGTTACATTACCTGTATCAGAAGGTGTGAGTACATCAATCACTCCAACAATACCACCTAATAATGGATCATTTACAACAACGTCTGTAATAGTAACGTTTCCGTTATTAACTACGACAAAGTTATACTGTAATTGATCACCCAAGTCTATAGAGCCATTACCATTTGTGTCTAAATAAACGAACGTTTTAGTTATAACAATTACTGGATTTTGCTGTAAGAATACTTCCGTATCGTTATCAGGATCTCCATCTCCATCAGAATCTACTAGAACATCATTAGAAGGATCACCATCTCCATCAGAATCAACTCCACTTGTTGCAAAGTCTCTATCATGAGAAACATCTCTTACTTCATCACAATCTGCTCCCACGGGGTCTGCAACAATAAATGCAGTATTGAGCACATAACCTGTATCAATATCATCTTGTGTGATAGTATATGTTTGTGTGGTTGTTAGAGATTGTCCAACTAATATTTCTTCAAATTCACCAACGAAACCACCTAGCAGCGCGTCAAATATTTCCGCATTTAAAAGTGTAATATTCCCTGTGTTTACCGCTGTAAATTGGAACGTTATGATATCACCTGGGACTGGGTTTGTAACGTCACCACTAAATGCGATATCTTCTTTAAACAGAGATATATTAGGCATACATCCGAAATCAACAATTGTTGGGTCATCAGGGTTACCATCTGCATTAGGATCAACGTTAGTGTTATCGTTCGGATCATCAGATGTGTCTACTACAGGCTTACCATCAGGAGCTGTACCAGCAATTGTTGCAGTATTGATCACCATCCCAGCATCTACATCATCTTGAGTAAGTGCATAGGTCGCTGTGTAAATCCACACTTCATCCACATCAAGAACAGACACGTTACTTACATCTCCCGAATCAGGACCTGCAATAACACCTCCAAGTAATTGATCTGTAAGTACTGGATTTGTAACTGTTGTCGTTCCAGTATTCGTTAGAGTAAATGTATATGTAATAATATCACCAGCTTGTAATCCATCACCTCCATCGTCAAGAACTCCAACCTTATCAAGATTCATACTTGCATCTTGAGGTATAAATGTATTAGTAGGATCATTATCATTACCAGTATTATCACCATCGTTACCAGAATCAGACTCATCAGATACTGTCGTTCCATTTGGAGATGTACCATTTGCTTCAGCTTGATTTGTAACTACTCCAGCATCAATATCAATTTGCGTTAGCAAATAGCTAGCTGTAAAGAAGAGCATATCTCCTGGATTTGCATCAAAGGCATCTGCATCACCATCTAAATCAACTCCACCTCCTGTATATACAGGTACAGGCGTAGCACCAGTTCCTGAGAAGGCCGTTTCAACAAGTACTATATCAAATACTGCTACATTCCCAGTATTCTCTACAGTGTATGTGTAAGTAATTGTATTTGACGCAATGTCTATACTTGAACTCTTAACAAGAGTAAGCTCTGAAGAAGATGGTAGCGGAGTTACCGTATCATCATCACCAGCTCCAGAATCATCTGCTGGGTTACCAGAATCAGAATCGTCACTTACCGTATTCCCGTTAGGATCCTCACCAGAGGCAACTGCTTCATTGACTACCTCTCCTGCATTTACATCTGCCTGAGTAATGGTATAACTAGCCGTTAGTGTTTGGTTGGCCATTGGAGCTAAACTCGCAATCGTACCCACTAAACTTGGAGTCAAATTAGTATCTGTTACATCAATCGATGTTACCGTTACATTACCTGTGTTAGTCACCACAAAAGTGTAAGCAATCATATCTCCAGGACTTACCACACCGTCTCCATTCGTATCTGCATAAGCACTAGTCTTTACAAGTGCAAGTGCAGGCGTTGCAGGTATTGGTAAGTTTGTTGGATCATTCGTGTTATCTGCATCTGCATCTGAGTTTCCTGGTTGACCTTCGTCATCATTAGGATTCGTACTATCAGACACATCGGTTACAGCAGCTCCATTTGGATCTGTTCCTGTTGCCGTTGCTGTGTTTTCTACATTCCCAGCATTTACATCGGCCTGAGTTAAGATATAGTTGGCTGTTACACTTCCCATCTCCGTAGGTTGTAATGTAGATGGGGTTACCACTGCATTACTAAGACCTATCGTCGCATCGTTTACTGTAAGATTACTAACTGTTGTACTTCCAGTATTTGTTACTGTAAAGGTATAAGTTACTTGATCTCCTGCTCCTAATAAACCATCGCCGTTGGTATCTGTAAGTGCCGATACCGCTTTCGCGAAAGCTATCTCACTCACCACAGGAAGTGGTGTTACAGTAGCATCATCATCAGCTCCAGTATCGTCAGCAGCATTACCAGAATCAGAAGCATCTGTTACTGGGTTACCACTTGGATCTGTTGCCGAAGCTGTTGCTTCGTTCACTACCGTCCCAGTGTTGATATCATCTTGTGTTAAGATATAGCTCGCAGTAAATGTGAGTATATCTCCAGGTGCTGCATCAAATGCATCACCGTCGCCATCAAGATCTCCACCACCCATTTGGTATAATGGTGTAGGTGTTGTTCCAGTTCCTGAGAAGCTAGTCTCCGTTACAGCAACATCATTGGCAGTTACATTTCCTGTATTTTCAACCGTGTATATATAATCTATTTGGTCTCCTACTGTAAGTCCAGCAGGTGCATTATCTACATACGTACTTGATTTTACAAGCTCAATCATTGGCATTGCAGGGATTGGAGTACTAGTTGTATCATCACCAGCTCCAGTATCATCTGCAGCATTACCAGAATCAGAAGCATCTGTTACTGTTGTTCCTGCTGGATCTGTTCCGCTAGCAAGCGCTTCATTATCTACAACTCCAGCATCAATATCTGCTTGAGTTAATACATAAGTAGCAGTAAACTGCAACACATCTCCAGGTTTAGCATCAAAAGCATCTGCATCACCATCTAGATCAAAACCTCCAGCCGAATAAACTGGCGTTGGTGTTGTTCCTGTACCTGTAAATGTAGTCTCTGCAATTGTGATATCATTTACTGTAGTATTACCAGTATTCTCAACGATATATGTATAGGTAATACTATTAGTAGCTGCATCAAAAGTTGAACTCTTAACAAGAGTAAGCTCTGAAGAAGATGGTAGCGGAGTTACCGTGTCATCATCACCAGCTCCAGAATCATCTGCTGGGTTACCAGAATCAGAATCATCACTTACCGTATTTCCATTTGGATCCTCACCAGAAGCAACTGCTTCATTGATTACCTGCCCAGCATTTACATCTGCCTGAGTAATGGTATAACTAGCCGTTAGTGTTTGGTTGGCCATCGGAGCTAAACTCGCAATCGTACCTACTAAACTTGGCGTCAAATTAGTATCTGTCACATCAATCGATGTTACTGTTACATTACCCGTGTTTGTTACCACAAAGGTATAAGCAATCATATCTCCAGGGCTTACCACTCCATCACCATTGGTATCTGCATAAGCACTTGTTTTTACAAGGTCGAGTGCAGGTGTTGCAGGTATTGGCAAGTTTGTTGGATCATTCGTATTATCTGCATCTGCATCTGAGTTTCCTGGTTGACCTTCGTCATCATTAGGATTTGTACTATCAGACACATCGGTTACAGCTGCTCCATTTGGATCCGTTCCTGTTGCCGTTGCTGTGTTTTCTACATTTCCAGCATTTACATCGGCTAACGTTAAGATATAGGTTGCTGTTACACTTCCCATCTCCGTAGGTTGTAATGTAGATGGGGTTACCACTGCATTACTAAGACCTATCGTCGCATCGTTTACTGTAAGATTACTAACTGTTGTACTTCCAGTATTTGCTACTGTAAAGGTATAAGTCACTTGATCTCCTGCTCCTAATAAACCATCGCCGTTGGTATCTGTAAGTGCCGATACCGCTTTCGCGAAAGCAATCTCACTCTCCACAGGAAGTGGCGTCACAGTAGCATCATCATCAGCTCCAGTATCATCTCCAGCGTTACCAGAATCTGAAGCATCTGTTACTGGATTACCACTTGGATCTGTTGCCGAAGCTGTTGCCTCATTTACTACCGTTCCAGTGTTGATATCATCTTGTGTTAAGATATAGCTCGCAGTAAATGTTAGGATATCTCCAGGTGCTGCATCAAATGCATCACCGTCGCCATCAAGATCTCCACCACCCATTTGGTATAATGGTGTAGGTGTCGTTCCAGTTCCTGAGAAGCTAGTCTCCGTTACAGCAACATCATTGGCAGTTACATTTCCTGTATTTTCAACCGTGTAGGTATAATCTATTTGGTCTCCCACTGTAAGTCCGGCAGGTGCATTATCTACATACGTACTTGATTTTACAAGCTCCATCATTGGCATTGCAGGGATTGGAGTACTAGTCGTATCATCTCCAGCTCCAGTATCATCTGCAGCATTACCAGAATCAGAAGCATCTGTTACTGTTGTTCCAGCTGGATCTGTTCCGCTAGCAAGCGCTTCATTATCTACAACTCCAGCATCAATATCTGCTTGAGTTAATACATAAGTAGCAGTAAACTGTAGCACATCTCCAGGTTTAGCATCAAAAGCATCTGCATCGCCATCCAAGTCAAAACCTCCAGCCGAATAAACTGGTGTTGGTGTTGTTCCTGTACCTGTAAATGTAGTCTCTGCAATTGTTATATCATTTACTGTAGTGTTACCAGTATTCTCAACGATATATGTATAGGTAATACTATTAGTAGCCGCATCAAAAGTTGAACTCTTAACAAGAGTAAGCTCTGAAGAAGATGGTAGCGGAGTTACCGTATCATCATCACCAGCTCCAGAATCATCTGCTGGGTTACCAGAATCAGAATCATCACTTACCGTATTCCCGTTAGGATCCTCACCAGAAGCAACTGCTTCATTGATTACCTGCCCAGCATTTACATCTGCCTGAGTAATGGTATAACTAGCCGTTAGTGTTTGGTTGGCCATTGGAGCTAAATTCGCAATCGTACCTACTAAACTTGGCGTCAAATTAGTATCTGTCACATCAATCGATGTTACCGTTACATTACCTGTGTTTGTTACCACAAAGGTATAAGCAATCATATCTCCAGGACTTACCACTCCATCACCATTCGTATCTGCATAAGCGCTTGTTTTTACAAGGTCGAGTGCAGGTGTTGCAGGTATTGGTAAGTTCGTTGGATCATTCGTATCATCTGCATCTGCATCTGAGTTTCCTGGTTGACCTTCGTCATCATTAGGATTTGTACTATCAGATACATCGGTTATAGCTGCTCCATTTGGATCCGTTCCTGTTGCCGTTGCTGTGTTTTCTACATTTCCAGCATTTACATCGGCTAACGTTAAGATATAGGT
The genomic region above belongs to Dokdonia sp. Dokd-P16 and contains:
- a CDS encoding GTP-binding protein — encoded protein: MKKLPVTVLSGFLGAGKTTLLNHILHNKQGLKVAVIVNDMSEVNIDAQLVENENTLSRTEERLVEMSNGCICCTLRDDLMVEVEKLAKEDRFDYLLIESTGISEPIPVAQTFSFESEDGSIDLSRFSYVDTMVTVVDGFNFLKDFSSPDYLTSRDLTDIEGDTRTIVNLLTDQVEFANVILLNKTDLITEEQLKQLYGILTKLNPGAKIIPTHNSKVPLKEIVGTGLFDFEEAENSAGWLQELENEHIPETEEYGIGSMVFRSKKPFHTERFWKFATSGFPADVIRSKGLFWMSSRPKQALIWSSAGGSLKTDPAGVWWASMPYTERINYGAFVDNRELIESDWHPAYGDRKNELVFIAINIDRDILTKQLEACLLTPEEEKLWEEGNLPLTDQWPIQAMEYTN
- a CDS encoding MerC domain-containing protein yields the protein MKSKTVDKIAIISAVCCALHCALLPILIGFTALAGLAIFKNPWIEYAFIISGILLAFFSLGRSLRLHRDHTPARMATIGVVVLLISRLQVVHEVETIFTVIGALFLVLAHVKNIHAVHRLREPRIVRQ
- a CDS encoding type IX secretion system membrane protein PorP/SprF: MNVKLRVLIVGLVGLSFQTLFAQQDPQFTQYMYNTLSVNPAYAGSRGHASAIGVLRSQWVGLDGAPRTQTFSLDTPIGEHVGLGLAIANDELGPSKETYLDLNFSYTIMTSDTRKLSFGLKGGGRFLDIDFSKGNAQSQDVLFQNNVSEFLPTLGAGVYWHNDRNYLGFSIPNLFTDQTYDDIQQTVAAERLHLFIIGGIVTDLSSTTKFKPAFLVKSVTGAPLIVDLSANFMFYEKLRLGLSYRWDDSVSGLAGFQITPQLLVGYSYDYTTTELQRFNTGSHEITMRFDLISKTKKIKSPRFF
- a CDS encoding OmpA family protein; its protein translation is MTKNITILLLLFSVSLFAQKTYKNADKLFEQMRYVEAAAVYEKAIDRGDNSMVLLQKAGDSYYFNTDMEEAYKWYDLLVSQYRDEVDAEYLFRFAHTLQGIGDNKAAKKWMKAFAKASTKNDKRIDDYAQKERTLADVLAIPAQFELKNLSINTAYSDFGPAYYGNKLVYSSAVDTSYYIKRRYHWNDQPFLDFYIGQINAAENEVKREKIFSKVINTKYHEATIAFTNDGNRIYFTRNNYDGDLKRGEDGISHLKLYTAVRNDSLDRKDDWSDVRELPFNSKDYSTGHPTLSEDGSKLYFVSDMPGTIGATDIFVVDILGDNTYSTPRNLGPKVNTSGREMFPFIAKGVMYFASDGHLGVGGLDVFESDIDDNTFSIPRNLGKPLNSQLDDFGFIINEEGEQGFVCSNREGGIGDDDIYAIQRIAPEDVVNDCKQLIKGYVINGRTQERIADATVSLYGENGVKLSETVSKRNGDYVFNFDLDCAEQYDIKVNKLGYTPNSKKIVTSSISSETIVPLDLETLSELIVEDGGLLKIKVGIIFFDLNKDYIRPDAAMELNKIVALMSQQPSIEIRIESHTDARADDNYNMELSQRRAISTKNYLIRQGIAKERILSAQGFGETQLLNDCSNGVKCDEVQHQINRRSEFIIEKM
- a CDS encoding DUF5829 family protein, which translates into the protein MIKRKEISQAFGADVSNVLFDHLYVVVDSITYSQVTSDSQWQDTYASLDVGLPDFAPLSNTSATCYIRGHQHSIEILGPNNSYDEPIGKSGIGFSLKNKGEHFHLGVTPKLRALRDSLLTATETVKMKVNGQDHTWFKAFYTPSPGTALHTWYAFYNPKFLDQLSDEEHPSYLREDFLASSYADHKLFHGINEINLKCTQADFNRIAQELGYLKSELLDREGNLYTIKSGDVKIVLEPSKDIAYSRITKITCKLNSADNSVSQLGNITITNSGKVSTWDFNELHLH